The proteins below are encoded in one region of Cololabis saira isolate AMF1-May2022 chromosome 13, fColSai1.1, whole genome shotgun sequence:
- the swt1 gene encoding transcriptional protein SWT1 isoform X1 — MAKHSKKRRSKRLSSSSEEDEKVSKKQDDSHSYKHSKKKSKKHHERHEKHHKKSVKDDSRSTRLIKKAVYKQLKAQAAEEKAINDKEQCTNTRRVSVPSLRERCSSKEIKSASGKGTTISGSKTEGGSSKPFDNNNVALVLKTKEEALKDKLDQKSSQRSQSKSERQQRSPELEQKSSQRSQSKRQQKSPELDLTEQEDKSKSVKKLRSKSEEPSRNDNESSTIKSCEPTTSIFKDSLEQKRKELVQRKSLQVKEVMAKSSLFTDSKYTSASFTENSITSANRTTSESRSKELKSEPSTSENGSSSSSEKAKQLSAAQKQALSLKFVPFKFRIPKKVWPKPIRGNIVEKRDAISSNKDLKHETKPPDSGCLTIKAKPETVQEVPSCSDSIPNFPFEKQDKSSSVSVQLPPPDDPNSEPLNDQMQVVEELHLARSEKRLEVNVMTSYGELTCMDIDSPEEAPADSICRQLQQQVLILVLDTNILLSHLDYVKKIRSHGLGALGLHVVLIPWVVLQELDSLKKGRGLSGSVAHLATPAISYIYNALKNREQHLWGQSMQQAAESRSGLNTENNDDRVLQCCLQYQNMHPECALILCTNDKNLCSKALLSGVRALCKSDLEAEVERSKRGLHNIQSIQAPLLPHVSPQLTSPASSRSCTQAQEQKHENTRLSVGTLEKDIKRLNERDEDEAKQSLSRCFVELEECLQEVLSEVLEVEMKAVYEDLWLEVVYIKPPWTLRDVLHCLKKHWIAVFGHIAPRRMLENVLSLITFFNSGESSDRHAVSLALQGAKELLKAFCASSNHAPRAITTLENIFNKLHPQQHVEGKSSACDVVMNDDDDEEEDKQPTSAQLSHQEVWAVFEDIWSNVYQLSLEVFKALRFDPHTMQAMLPLGDAPPPQDALACLHTLSSLVSQLLQAFSSVLSSDPGLGEAQTLLSIIHSSKIVNEVSRLTAKDVLDCFSQLDYREKLRVGGSQLVELKGALDGCVQAAGQHTACTMQH, encoded by the exons ATGGCTAAacattcaaagaaaagaaggtCCAAGAGGTTATCTTCTTCAAGTGAGGAAGAtgagaag GTATCTAAGAAGCAGGATGACAGTCACAGCTACAAACATTCGAAAAAGAAATCTAAAAAGCATCACGAGAG GCATGAAAAACACCATAAGAAATCTGTTAAAGATGATTCCCGAAGCACCCGCCTGATCAAAAAGGCTGTCTATAAACAACTAAAAGCACAAGCTGCAGAGGAGAAAGCCATTAATGATAAAGAACAGTGTACAAACACCAGAAGAGTTTCTGTGCCATCCTTGAGGGAAAGGTGCTccagtaaagaaataaaatcggcgtCGGGGAAAGGTACAACCATCAGTGGAAGCAAGACTGAAGGAGGATCCTCAAAACCCTTTGACAACAACAATGTAGCTTTGGTTCTTAAGACAAAAGAGGAGGCATTAAAAGACAAGTTAGATCAAAAATCATCCCAGAGGAGCCAATCCAAATCCGAAAGGCAGCAAAGGAGTCCTGAGTTAGAACAGAAATCCTCCCAGAGGAGCCAATCCAAAAGGCAGCAAAAGAGTCCTGAGTTAGATTTAACTGAACAGGAAGACAAAAGCAAGAGTGTAAAGAAACTGAGGTCCAAATCTGAGGAACCATCAAGGAATGATAATGAGAGCAGTACTATCAAGAGCTGCGAACCTACTACCTCTATCTTCAAGGATTCTTTGGAGCAGAAGAGGAAGGAGCTGGTCCAACGCAAAAGCCTTCAAGTAAAGGAGGTGATGGCCAAAAGCAGCTTGTTTACAGACTCAAAATATACATCTGCCTCTTTTACTGAGAACTCTATCACTTCAGCCAACCGTACGACCTCAGAGAGTAGATCTAAGGAGTTGAAGAGTGAACCTTCAACGTCTGAGAATggctcatcatcatcttcagaaAAAGCAAAGCAGTTATCAGCTGCACAAAAACAAGCACTTTCTCTAAAATTTGTACCATTTAAATTTAGGATACCCAAAAAGGTTTGGCCAAAACCCATACGTGGAAATATTGTTGAAAAAAGAGATGCTATTTCTTCAAACAAAGATCTCAAACATGAGACTAAACCCCCCGACTCTGGATGCTTAACAATAAAAGCAAAGCCGGAAACAGTCCAAGAAGTTCCAAGCTGTTCTGATAGTATCCCCAATTTTCCATTTGAAAAGCAAGATAAGAGCTCATCTGTGTCTGTCCAGCTCCCGCCTCCAGATGATCCCAACTCTGAGCCATTGAATGACCAG ATGCAAGTGGTTGAAGAGCTTCATCTTGCTCGTTCTGAGAAGAGGTTGGAGGTAAATGTTATGACGAGCTATGGTGAACTGACCTGTATGGATATAGATTCTCCAGAAGAGGCACCAGCAGACTCCATAT GCAGGCAGCTTCAACAGCAGGTCCTGATCCTCGTTTTGGACACAAATATTCTCCTCAGTCACTTGGATTATGTGAAAAAGATCAGATCCCATGGCCTCGGAG CCTTGGGCCTTCACGTTGTCCTGATTCCTTGGGTGGTACTTCAGGAACTGGATTCCCTAAAAAAGGGGAGAGGTCTGTCAGGGTCCGTGGCCCACTTGGCAACTCCTGCCATCTCATACATTTATAATGCTTTAAAGAACCGGGAGCAGCATCTTTGGGGGCAGTCGATGCAGCAGGCAGCTGAGAGCCGCA GTGGTCTGAACACTGAGAATAATGATGACAGAGTGCTGCAATGCTGCCTGCAATACCAGAATATGCACCCAGAGTGTGCTCTGATCTTATGCAC TAATGATAAAAATCTATGCAGTAAAGCCCTCCTGAGCGGGGTGAGGGCCCTCTGCAAGAGTGATTTGGAGGCAGAAGTTGAGAGGTCCAAACGTGGCCTTCACAATATCCAAAGCATTCAGGCTCCATTGCTTCCCCACGTCAGTCCCCAGCTCACATCGCCGGCGTCGAGCCGGAGCTGCACGCAGGCCCAGGAACAAAAGCACGAGAACACTCGCCTCTCTGTAGGCACGCTAGAGAAAG ataTAAAGCGCCTCAACGAAAGAGATGAGGATGAGGCAAAACAGAGCCTTAGCAGATGTTTTGTTGAGCTAGAAGAATGTCTGCAGGAGGTGTTGTCTGAGGTGCTGGAGGTCGAGATGAAGGCTGTGTACGAAGATCTGTGGTTAGAG GTAGTTTACATAAAACCCCCCTGGACTCTTCGGGATGTCTTGCATTGTTTAAAGAAGCACTGGATTGCTGTCTTTGGACATATTGCCCCACGGAGGAtgcttgaaaatgttttaagccTCATCACCTTCTTTAACTCAG GTGAATCATCAGACCGCCATGCTGTCTCACTGGCTCTTCAGGGTGCTAAAGAGCTGCTGAAAGCATTTTGTGCAAGTTCCAACCATGCCCCTCGCGCCATCACTACTCTGgaaaacattttcaataagCTGCATCCTCAG caaCATGTGGAGGGAAAATCTTCTGCTTGTGATGTTGTcatgaatgatgatgatgatgaagaagaggacAAACAACCCACATCTGCTCAGCTCTCTCACCAGGAAGTGTGGGCCGTGTTTGAGGACATCTGGTCTAACGTGTATCAGCTCAG CTTGGAAGTGTTCAAAGCGCTCCGCTTTGACCCTCACACCATGCAGGCCATGCTGCCATTGGGAGATGCTCCACCGCCACAGGACGCCTTGGCGTGTTTGCACACACTGTCCTCTCTGGtatcacagctgctgcaggcctTCAGCAG
- the swt1 gene encoding transcriptional protein SWT1 isoform X2, with translation MAKHSKKRRSKRLSSSSEEDEKVSKKQDDSHSYKHSKKKSKKHHERHEKHHKKSVKDDSRSTRLIKKAVYKQLKAQAAEEKAINDKEQCTNTRRVSVPSLRERCSSKEIKSASGKGTTISGSKTEGGSSKPFDNNNVALVLKTKEEALKDKLDQKSSQRSQSKSERQQRSPELEQKSSQRSQSKRQQKSPELDLTEQEDKSKSVKKLRSKSEEPSRNDNESSTIKSCEPTTSIFKDSLEQKRKELVQRKSLQVKEVMAKSSLFTDSKYTSASFTENSITSANRTTSESRSKELKSEPSTSENGSSSSSEKAKQLSAAQKQALSLKFVPFKFRIPKKVWPKPIRGNIVEKRDAISSNKDLKHETKPPDSGCLTIKAKPETVQEVPSCSDSIPNFPFEKQDKSSSVSVQLPPPDDPNSEPLNDQMQVVEELHLARSEKRLEVNVMTSYGELTCMDIDSPEEAPADSICRQLQQQVLILVLDTNILLSHLDYVKKIRSHGLGALGLHVVLIPWVVLQELDSLKKGRGLSGSVAHLATPAISYIYNALKNREQHLWGQSMQQAAESRSGLNTENNDDRVLQCCLQYQNMHPECALILCTKALLSGVRALCKSDLEAEVERSKRGLHNIQSIQAPLLPHVSPQLTSPASSRSCTQAQEQKHENTRLSVGTLEKDIKRLNERDEDEAKQSLSRCFVELEECLQEVLSEVLEVEMKAVYEDLWLEVVYIKPPWTLRDVLHCLKKHWIAVFGHIAPRRMLENVLSLITFFNSGESSDRHAVSLALQGAKELLKAFCASSNHAPRAITTLENIFNKLHPQQHVEGKSSACDVVMNDDDDEEEDKQPTSAQLSHQEVWAVFEDIWSNVYQLSLEVFKALRFDPHTMQAMLPLGDAPPPQDALACLHTLSSLVSQLLQAFSSVLSSDPGLGEAQTLLSIIHSSKIVNEVSRLTAKDVLDCFSQLDYREKLRVGGSQLVELKGALDGCVQAAGQHTACTMQH, from the exons ATGGCTAAacattcaaagaaaagaaggtCCAAGAGGTTATCTTCTTCAAGTGAGGAAGAtgagaag GTATCTAAGAAGCAGGATGACAGTCACAGCTACAAACATTCGAAAAAGAAATCTAAAAAGCATCACGAGAG GCATGAAAAACACCATAAGAAATCTGTTAAAGATGATTCCCGAAGCACCCGCCTGATCAAAAAGGCTGTCTATAAACAACTAAAAGCACAAGCTGCAGAGGAGAAAGCCATTAATGATAAAGAACAGTGTACAAACACCAGAAGAGTTTCTGTGCCATCCTTGAGGGAAAGGTGCTccagtaaagaaataaaatcggcgtCGGGGAAAGGTACAACCATCAGTGGAAGCAAGACTGAAGGAGGATCCTCAAAACCCTTTGACAACAACAATGTAGCTTTGGTTCTTAAGACAAAAGAGGAGGCATTAAAAGACAAGTTAGATCAAAAATCATCCCAGAGGAGCCAATCCAAATCCGAAAGGCAGCAAAGGAGTCCTGAGTTAGAACAGAAATCCTCCCAGAGGAGCCAATCCAAAAGGCAGCAAAAGAGTCCTGAGTTAGATTTAACTGAACAGGAAGACAAAAGCAAGAGTGTAAAGAAACTGAGGTCCAAATCTGAGGAACCATCAAGGAATGATAATGAGAGCAGTACTATCAAGAGCTGCGAACCTACTACCTCTATCTTCAAGGATTCTTTGGAGCAGAAGAGGAAGGAGCTGGTCCAACGCAAAAGCCTTCAAGTAAAGGAGGTGATGGCCAAAAGCAGCTTGTTTACAGACTCAAAATATACATCTGCCTCTTTTACTGAGAACTCTATCACTTCAGCCAACCGTACGACCTCAGAGAGTAGATCTAAGGAGTTGAAGAGTGAACCTTCAACGTCTGAGAATggctcatcatcatcttcagaaAAAGCAAAGCAGTTATCAGCTGCACAAAAACAAGCACTTTCTCTAAAATTTGTACCATTTAAATTTAGGATACCCAAAAAGGTTTGGCCAAAACCCATACGTGGAAATATTGTTGAAAAAAGAGATGCTATTTCTTCAAACAAAGATCTCAAACATGAGACTAAACCCCCCGACTCTGGATGCTTAACAATAAAAGCAAAGCCGGAAACAGTCCAAGAAGTTCCAAGCTGTTCTGATAGTATCCCCAATTTTCCATTTGAAAAGCAAGATAAGAGCTCATCTGTGTCTGTCCAGCTCCCGCCTCCAGATGATCCCAACTCTGAGCCATTGAATGACCAG ATGCAAGTGGTTGAAGAGCTTCATCTTGCTCGTTCTGAGAAGAGGTTGGAGGTAAATGTTATGACGAGCTATGGTGAACTGACCTGTATGGATATAGATTCTCCAGAAGAGGCACCAGCAGACTCCATAT GCAGGCAGCTTCAACAGCAGGTCCTGATCCTCGTTTTGGACACAAATATTCTCCTCAGTCACTTGGATTATGTGAAAAAGATCAGATCCCATGGCCTCGGAG CCTTGGGCCTTCACGTTGTCCTGATTCCTTGGGTGGTACTTCAGGAACTGGATTCCCTAAAAAAGGGGAGAGGTCTGTCAGGGTCCGTGGCCCACTTGGCAACTCCTGCCATCTCATACATTTATAATGCTTTAAAGAACCGGGAGCAGCATCTTTGGGGGCAGTCGATGCAGCAGGCAGCTGAGAGCCGCA GTGGTCTGAACACTGAGAATAATGATGACAGAGTGCTGCAATGCTGCCTGCAATACCAGAATATGCACCCAGAGTGTGCTCTGATCTTATGCAC TAAAGCCCTCCTGAGCGGGGTGAGGGCCCTCTGCAAGAGTGATTTGGAGGCAGAAGTTGAGAGGTCCAAACGTGGCCTTCACAATATCCAAAGCATTCAGGCTCCATTGCTTCCCCACGTCAGTCCCCAGCTCACATCGCCGGCGTCGAGCCGGAGCTGCACGCAGGCCCAGGAACAAAAGCACGAGAACACTCGCCTCTCTGTAGGCACGCTAGAGAAAG ataTAAAGCGCCTCAACGAAAGAGATGAGGATGAGGCAAAACAGAGCCTTAGCAGATGTTTTGTTGAGCTAGAAGAATGTCTGCAGGAGGTGTTGTCTGAGGTGCTGGAGGTCGAGATGAAGGCTGTGTACGAAGATCTGTGGTTAGAG GTAGTTTACATAAAACCCCCCTGGACTCTTCGGGATGTCTTGCATTGTTTAAAGAAGCACTGGATTGCTGTCTTTGGACATATTGCCCCACGGAGGAtgcttgaaaatgttttaagccTCATCACCTTCTTTAACTCAG GTGAATCATCAGACCGCCATGCTGTCTCACTGGCTCTTCAGGGTGCTAAAGAGCTGCTGAAAGCATTTTGTGCAAGTTCCAACCATGCCCCTCGCGCCATCACTACTCTGgaaaacattttcaataagCTGCATCCTCAG caaCATGTGGAGGGAAAATCTTCTGCTTGTGATGTTGTcatgaatgatgatgatgatgaagaagaggacAAACAACCCACATCTGCTCAGCTCTCTCACCAGGAAGTGTGGGCCGTGTTTGAGGACATCTGGTCTAACGTGTATCAGCTCAG CTTGGAAGTGTTCAAAGCGCTCCGCTTTGACCCTCACACCATGCAGGCCATGCTGCCATTGGGAGATGCTCCACCGCCACAGGACGCCTTGGCGTGTTTGCACACACTGTCCTCTCTGGtatcacagctgctgcaggcctTCAGCAG